From Cellulomonas dongxiuzhuiae, the proteins below share one genomic window:
- a CDS encoding helix-turn-helix transcriptional regulator yields MTRSDARPPAGRAGTSAIVPTPHRALSAPAAPATVLQPELVDHLTASLAGGRSVLVVGDAGSGKTHAVARTLERLRAQHHDLHIVHITGTGTHDGLPLGALEPLLDDPAAAFGDLAGTLRSLAANLERRRGSGRLVLRVEDAHRLDDASARALDWLVRQDSVQVVATLRQSWAARSPWAALWKDDVVERLDVAPLTREAAERWLTAELGAPVTADTTDRLWRTSGGSATRLREAVHDARASGALEQRNGAWVWRGGQQGRSRTLDLAELDLQGVSTQGKAALEVCAVVCPVALDVLLDLVPAAAVDELVLAGAVTMTTAATVTGGTVRVVDLTMPAYADVARAWIPASRQRELLQRALEAPVAHGVAATSLIRSVSLAIDLGMDVPPARVQEALTAAFTIHQHDSVVMLTTGVLASSPPGAAAAQLHALRGDARVMLTELAEAERDFSRAAELLAEGPLDVASATLLLHVADMAALVAHRRLGDVDRALARLDEIVRPLREADPVLPALRWRDEVEVTRLTRLGYAGRLETIDAALVALEGGAHPARRVSLAPPTAMGLGESGRLHEAFALCTRFGEIAAAHEDLHRWGRGEVLVATFFTLLWSGEVEAVRAALAPTAADAPIAVEWATVHTALGLLAIADGSWNDARTHLATARARFDETDLTGLASYSLTAEATAAAACGDAAAARDLLEQASRASVGSARAMEGDLRVRRLDALSWLRSADLVAEARAVARWARERGAARVELEALHRWIDASRRAGGQADPALVARVRSLGAVCDGARSAALVAHVEALAAQDADLARIAERELNRRGLWLPPLGASVALTSREQEIASLAAGGLTSRAIAQRLVLSTRTVDSHLSRVFAKLGVHSREELANVLR; encoded by the coding sequence ATGACCAGGTCAGACGCCCGCCCACCCGCGGGGCGCGCAGGGACGTCCGCGATCGTCCCCACGCCCCACCGGGCCCTCTCGGCCCCGGCGGCCCCTGCCACCGTCCTGCAGCCCGAGCTGGTCGACCACCTGACCGCGTCCCTCGCCGGCGGCCGCAGCGTCCTCGTCGTCGGTGACGCCGGGTCCGGCAAGACGCACGCGGTCGCCCGGACCCTCGAGCGGCTGCGTGCCCAGCACCACGACCTCCACATCGTGCACATCACCGGCACGGGCACCCACGACGGGCTGCCGCTCGGCGCGCTCGAGCCGCTGCTGGACGACCCCGCGGCGGCCTTCGGGGACCTCGCCGGGACCCTGCGCTCGCTCGCCGCGAACCTCGAGCGCCGCCGCGGCAGCGGCCGGCTCGTGCTGCGCGTCGAGGACGCCCACCGCCTCGACGACGCCTCCGCCCGCGCGCTCGACTGGCTGGTGCGGCAGGACTCCGTCCAGGTCGTCGCGACGCTGCGGCAGAGCTGGGCGGCACGCTCGCCGTGGGCCGCGCTGTGGAAGGACGACGTCGTCGAGCGGCTCGACGTCGCACCGCTGACCAGGGAGGCCGCCGAGCGGTGGCTGACCGCCGAGCTGGGCGCCCCGGTCACCGCGGACACCACGGACCGTCTGTGGCGCACGTCGGGCGGCAGCGCGACGCGCCTGCGTGAGGCGGTGCACGACGCGCGGGCGTCGGGCGCGCTGGAGCAGCGCAACGGCGCGTGGGTGTGGCGCGGCGGCCAGCAGGGCCGCTCGCGCACGCTCGACCTGGCCGAGCTGGACCTGCAGGGCGTCAGCACGCAGGGCAAGGCCGCCCTCGAGGTCTGCGCCGTCGTCTGCCCGGTCGCGCTGGACGTGCTGCTGGACCTGGTGCCCGCGGCCGCTGTCGACGAGCTCGTGCTCGCCGGTGCCGTCACCATGACGACGGCCGCGACCGTCACCGGCGGCACCGTGCGCGTCGTCGACCTCACGATGCCGGCCTACGCCGACGTGGCGCGCGCGTGGATCCCCGCGTCGCGGCAGCGCGAGCTGCTGCAGCGCGCGCTCGAGGCGCCGGTCGCCCACGGCGTGGCGGCCACCTCGCTCATCCGCTCGGTCTCGCTGGCGATCGACCTGGGCATGGACGTGCCGCCGGCGCGCGTGCAGGAGGCGCTCACGGCGGCGTTCACGATCCACCAGCACGACTCGGTCGTCATGCTGACGACCGGCGTCCTCGCCTCGTCGCCCCCCGGGGCCGCAGCGGCGCAGCTGCACGCGCTGCGCGGTGACGCGCGGGTCATGCTCACGGAGCTCGCCGAGGCCGAGCGCGACTTCTCGCGTGCGGCCGAGCTGCTGGCCGAGGGTCCGCTCGACGTCGCGAGCGCCACGCTGCTGCTGCACGTGGCCGACATGGCCGCGCTCGTGGCGCACCGGCGCCTGGGGGACGTGGACCGCGCGCTGGCGCGCCTCGACGAGATCGTGCGACCGCTGCGCGAGGCCGACCCGGTGCTGCCCGCCCTGCGCTGGCGCGACGAGGTCGAGGTGACGCGACTGACACGGCTGGGGTACGCGGGTCGCCTCGAGACGATCGACGCCGCGCTGGTCGCCCTGGAGGGCGGTGCCCACCCGGCGCGTCGCGTGTCGCTCGCCCCCCCGACCGCCATGGGGCTGGGCGAGAGCGGGCGGCTGCACGAGGCCTTCGCGCTGTGCACGCGGTTCGGCGAGATCGCCGCCGCGCACGAGGACCTGCACCGCTGGGGACGCGGCGAGGTGCTCGTCGCGACGTTCTTCACGCTGCTGTGGTCGGGCGAGGTCGAGGCGGTCCGCGCCGCGCTCGCGCCGACCGCCGCCGACGCGCCCATCGCCGTCGAGTGGGCGACCGTCCACACGGCCCTGGGCCTGCTGGCGATCGCCGACGGCTCCTGGAACGACGCCCGCACGCACCTCGCCACCGCCCGCGCGCGGTTCGACGAGACCGACCTCACCGGACTGGCGTCGTACTCGCTGACGGCCGAGGCCACGGCCGCCGCGGCCTGCGGCGACGCAGCGGCCGCGCGCGACCTGCTGGAGCAGGCGTCGCGCGCGTCGGTCGGCTCGGCCCGGGCGATGGAGGGCGACCTGCGGGTCCGTCGTCTGGACGCGCTGTCGTGGCTGCGCAGCGCCGACCTCGTGGCAGAGGCCCGTGCGGTCGCCCGCTGGGCCCGTGAGCGTGGCGCCGCACGCGTCGAGCTGGAGGCGCTGCACCGCTGGATCGACGCGAGCCGTCGCGCCGGTGGCCAGGCCGACCCGGCCCTCGTGGCCCGTGTGCGGAGCCTGGGGGCCGTCTGCGACGGTGCGCGCTCGGCGGCGCTCGTCGCGCACGTCGAGGCGCTCGCGGCGCAGGACGCGGACCTCGCCCGCATCGCCGAGCGCGAGCTCAACCGCCGCGGGCTGTGGCTGCCGCCGCTCGGCGCATCGGTCGCGCTGACCTCGCGCGAGCAGGAGATCGCGTCGCTGGCCGCGGGCGGCCTGACGAGCCGGGCGATCGCGCAGCGCCTCGTGCTGTCGACGCGTACGGTCGACTCGCACCTGTCGCGCGTGTTCGCCAAGCTCGGCGTGCACTCGCGCGAGGAGCTGGCGAACGTGCTGCGCTGA
- a CDS encoding protein phosphatase 2C domain-containing protein: MSATDTVCPACGETAGAGARFCESCGAALGVRAAGADVATSEPFEPAASEPEAVEPEMVEPEVVEPEVVEPAPVDRPAGDAEPSVGACPACGGEVAADGYCTQCGARAPVARDHAEEQPAPHVAGVTDVGMRRRRNEDAMALGVAGDVTVLVVCDGVSSAPDSDVASQAAATAARDVLVAGAAAVGPGDAGGWSRLLVESGHRADDAARDAVDDAVARQDPPSCTFVAAVVSPVLLVAGWLGDSRVYWLPDAGTPEQLTEDDSVAAELMAGGMSRASAERSPDAHAITRWLGADAVETTARTVATRPTGPGWVLACSDGLWNYASAPEVVADLLRDATGRLGPDPAALSRDLVAWAKAAGGHDNVTVALARVTAPVTGPAAPLADTHTDDPGTTPTVRRRPPGSLPEEPDPPAP, from the coding sequence GTGAGCGCGACGGACACGGTCTGCCCGGCCTGCGGCGAGACCGCCGGCGCCGGCGCGCGGTTCTGCGAGTCGTGCGGGGCCGCGCTGGGCGTGAGGGCTGCGGGTGCCGACGTCGCGACGTCGGAGCCGTTCGAGCCCGCGGCGTCCGAGCCCGAGGCAGTCGAGCCTGAGATGGTCGAGCCTGAGGTGGTCGAGCCTGAGGTGGTCGAGCCTGCACCGGTCGACCGCCCCGCCGGCGACGCCGAGCCGTCCGTCGGTGCGTGCCCCGCGTGCGGCGGCGAGGTCGCCGCCGACGGCTACTGCACGCAGTGCGGCGCCCGCGCGCCCGTCGCGCGCGACCACGCCGAGGAGCAGCCGGCCCCGCACGTCGCGGGCGTCACCGACGTCGGCATGCGTCGACGTCGCAACGAGGACGCGATGGCGCTCGGCGTCGCGGGCGACGTCACCGTGCTCGTCGTGTGCGACGGCGTGTCCTCGGCGCCGGACTCGGACGTCGCCAGCCAGGCCGCCGCCACGGCCGCGCGTGACGTGCTCGTGGCCGGCGCCGCGGCCGTCGGGCCGGGTGACGCCGGCGGCTGGTCGCGCCTGCTCGTCGAGTCCGGGCACCGTGCCGACGACGCCGCGCGCGACGCGGTCGACGACGCGGTCGCGCGGCAGGACCCGCCGTCGTGCACGTTCGTCGCCGCGGTCGTCAGCCCCGTGCTGCTGGTCGCCGGCTGGCTGGGCGACTCGCGCGTCTACTGGCTGCCCGACGCGGGGACGCCCGAGCAGCTCACGGAGGACGACTCGGTCGCGGCCGAGCTCATGGCCGGCGGCATGTCGCGCGCGTCGGCCGAGCGCTCCCCCGACGCGCACGCGATCACGCGCTGGCTGGGTGCCGACGCCGTGGAGACCACCGCCCGCACGGTCGCGACGCGGCCCACCGGGCCCGGCTGGGTCCTCGCGTGCTCGGACGGGCTGTGGAACTACGCGTCGGCCCCCGAGGTCGTCGCGGACCTGCTGCGCGACGCGACCGGACGTCTCGGCCCCGACCCCGCGGCCCTGTCGCGCGACCTCGTCGCGTGGGCCAAGGCCGCGGGCGGGCACGACAACGTGACCGTCGCCCTGGCGCGCGTCACCGCACCGGTCACCGGCCCCGCCGCACCGCTCGCCGACACGCACACGGACGACCCGGGCACGACCCCCACGGTCCGACGCCGCCCGCCCGGTAGCCTCCCGGAAGAGCCCGACCCACCGGCGCCCTGA
- a CDS encoding AAA family ATPase gives MTGSATDGLAAGLDALAAAGRAAGLDAAAVRDEGERLAAAVAESAPGAAQAWLAVTGRDGTALTEFFAAAGSARRWRHAPTDLLTTLVAARSSHAAPYADALAHVVSAACDQGTPTLEVVAAASVTAAVQRAAAAIPFSAAIPFSPTPLSPTHPLATPTPPGGPPTPGARERSGAPAPGPDHSPTTPEVPERTFEELLAELDALVGLDRVKREIRQQAEVLRVERLRTDAGLTRPSLTRHLVFVGNPGTGKTTVARLVAGLYRALGLLSSGHLVEVDRSELVAGYLGQTATKTTEVVTKALGGVLFIDEAYSLAEDQYGAEAVNTLVKDMEDHRDELVVIVAGYPLPMARFLTTNPGLESRFATTIAFDDYTDAQLREIFALAARKADFEPSTEALDLVEQIVAAQPRHEGFGNGRLARNLLDRAVLRHAWRLRDVPAPTVEQLRTLLPADLATDVEDVATDLPVPDEPHGDVPAPDDPGDQPSPADPAGSTPAPRPEEPA, from the coding sequence GTGACCGGGTCCGCGACGGACGGCCTCGCCGCCGGGCTGGACGCGCTCGCCGCCGCGGGGCGCGCGGCCGGGCTGGACGCCGCCGCGGTGCGCGACGAGGGCGAGCGCCTGGCGGCGGCGGTGGCGGAGTCGGCCCCGGGCGCGGCGCAGGCGTGGCTCGCCGTGACGGGCCGCGACGGGACCGCGCTCACCGAGTTCTTCGCGGCCGCGGGGTCGGCGCGCCGGTGGCGGCACGCCCCGACGGACCTGCTGACGACGCTCGTCGCGGCGCGCTCCTCCCACGCCGCGCCCTACGCCGACGCCCTCGCGCACGTGGTGTCGGCGGCCTGCGACCAGGGCACCCCCACCCTCGAGGTCGTCGCGGCCGCCTCGGTCACCGCCGCCGTCCAGCGCGCCGCCGCCGCCATTCCTTTCTCCGCCGCCATTCCTTTCTCCCCCACCCCCCTCTCCCCCACCCACCCCCTCGCCACCCCCACCCCCCCGGGCGGGCCCCCCACCCCGGGTGCGAGAGAGCGATCCGGTGCGCCCGCACCGGGTCCGGATCACTCTCCGACCACCCCGGAGGTGCCCGAGAGGACCTTCGAGGAGCTGCTCGCCGAGCTCGACGCGCTCGTCGGGCTCGACCGGGTCAAGCGCGAGATCCGGCAGCAGGCCGAGGTGCTGCGCGTCGAGCGGCTGCGCACCGACGCCGGCCTGACACGCCCGTCGCTGACGCGGCACCTCGTGTTCGTCGGCAACCCCGGGACGGGCAAGACGACGGTCGCGCGGCTCGTCGCGGGGCTGTACCGCGCGCTCGGCCTGCTGAGCAGCGGGCACCTGGTCGAGGTCGACCGCTCCGAGCTCGTCGCCGGGTACCTGGGCCAGACGGCCACCAAGACGACCGAGGTCGTCACGAAGGCGCTCGGCGGCGTCCTGTTCATCGACGAGGCGTACTCGCTCGCCGAGGACCAGTACGGCGCCGAGGCCGTGAACACGCTGGTCAAGGACATGGAGGACCACCGCGACGAGCTCGTCGTCATCGTCGCGGGGTACCCGCTGCCGATGGCGCGGTTCCTCACCACCAACCCGGGGCTCGAGAGCCGCTTCGCCACGACCATCGCGTTCGACGACTACACCGACGCGCAGCTGCGGGAGATCTTCGCGCTCGCCGCCCGCAAGGCCGACTTCGAGCCGTCCACCGAGGCGCTCGACCTCGTCGAGCAGATCGTCGCCGCCCAGCCGCGGCACGAGGGCTTCGGCAACGGGCGACTCGCGCGCAACCTGCTCGACCGCGCGGTGCTGCGGCACGCGTGGCGGCTGCGGGACGTGCCGGCGCCCACCGTCGAGCAGCTGCGCACGCTGCTGCCCGCGGACCTCGCGACGGACGTCGAGGACGTCGCGACCGACCTGCCCGTGCCCGACGAGCCGCACGGCGACGTGCCGGCACCCGACGACCCGGGCGACCAGCCCTCCCCCGCCGACCCCGCCGGCAGCACCCCCGCCCCCCGCCCCGAGGAGCCCGCGTGA
- a CDS encoding glutamate ABC transporter substrate-binding protein, with translation MSTRRTHPVRAVLAATALVAVVLGGCATQAPDAGARVAPAPAAVGAAAPAAVECTDATTSYAPTTGTEVTAGSTMAAIRDRGHLLVGVSADTLRMGARNPFTGQIEGFDIDVARQVAQAILGNPDAIRFRVITAGDRLPVLQEHEVDLVVRAFTINCERWQDIAFSAEYFTAGQKVLVSTESDAQGIDDLSGQRVCAPDGTTTLERLEQYDVEAVGALTHSACLALFQQGRVDAITGDDTVLAGFVAQDPYARVVGEAFSAEPYGVGVAADQVDLVRFVNAVLDGMKADGTWTQVYDRWLGEALGPAPAPPTSVYGRS, from the coding sequence ATGAGCACACGCAGGACGCACCCCGTGCGCGCCGTGCTGGCGGCGACGGCCCTGGTGGCCGTCGTGCTGGGCGGCTGCGCCACGCAGGCCCCCGACGCCGGAGCACGTGTCGCCCCCGCGCCTGCCGCGGTCGGCGCCGCGGCACCCGCCGCGGTCGAGTGCACCGACGCCACGACGTCGTACGCCCCGACCACCGGCACCGAGGTCACCGCCGGCTCGACGATGGCCGCGATCCGCGACCGCGGCCACCTCCTCGTCGGCGTCTCCGCCGACACGCTGCGCATGGGCGCGCGCAACCCCTTCACGGGCCAGATCGAGGGCTTCGACATCGACGTCGCCCGGCAGGTCGCGCAGGCGATCCTGGGCAACCCGGACGCGATCCGCTTCCGGGTGATCACGGCGGGCGACCGCCTGCCGGTGCTCCAGGAGCACGAGGTGGACCTCGTCGTGCGCGCGTTCACGATCAACTGCGAGCGCTGGCAGGACATCGCGTTCTCCGCCGAGTACTTCACCGCCGGCCAGAAGGTCCTGGTCAGCACCGAGTCCGACGCGCAGGGCATCGACGACCTGTCCGGGCAGCGCGTGTGCGCGCCCGACGGCACGACGACCCTCGAGCGGCTCGAGCAGTACGACGTCGAGGCCGTGGGCGCGCTCACGCACTCCGCGTGCCTCGCGCTGTTCCAGCAGGGCCGCGTCGACGCCATCACGGGCGACGACACCGTGCTCGCCGGGTTCGTCGCGCAGGACCCGTACGCGCGCGTCGTGGGCGAGGCGTTCAGCGCCGAGCCGTACGGCGTGGGCGTCGCGGCCGACCAGGTCGACCTCGTGCGCTTCGTCAACGCGGTCCTCGACGGCATGAAGGCCGACGGGACGTGGACGCAGGTCTACGACCGCTGGCTCGGCGAGGCCCTGGGCCCGGCGCCCGCGCCGCCGACGTCCGTGTACGGACGGTCGTGA
- a CDS encoding toxic anion resistance protein: protein MTEPTPLQPPASSGAFALEAPAPVAPVATHDAPAMAPRVDPAALPGLDAKVGAYLSSLDSAQAGSPEFAAKADDVRLMGDSDIRQAADTSNRLLQVPVRELREGGVSGTSQVSKSLLDLRRTVEDLDPSEKTVGRKLLGFLPFGDTLTDYFRRYESSQKQIDAIVRALYRGQDELRKDNAALNLEKQNLWDTMGRLNQYIYVASSLDTQLSAKIAQLEVAEPERARALREDVLFYVRQKHQDLLTQLAVSIQGYLAIDIIIKNNIELIKGVDRATTTTVSALRTAVLVAQALNNQKLVLDQITALNTTTSNMIASTSKLLREQSVLIQQQAASATIGLPQLQQSFSDIFAAMDSIDTFKVQALDSMAQTVGVLETETAKAKQYLDRVSRADRTEVASGSLDLGLR, encoded by the coding sequence ATGACCGAGCCCACCCCGCTGCAGCCGCCCGCGTCGAGCGGGGCCTTCGCACTGGAGGCGCCGGCGCCCGTCGCGCCCGTGGCCACGCACGACGCGCCGGCGATGGCGCCCCGCGTCGACCCCGCGGCGCTGCCCGGCCTGGACGCCAAGGTCGGCGCGTACCTGAGCAGCCTCGACTCGGCGCAGGCCGGCTCGCCGGAGTTCGCCGCGAAGGCCGACGACGTGCGCCTCATGGGCGACTCGGACATCCGGCAGGCCGCGGACACGTCGAACCGCCTGCTGCAGGTGCCCGTGCGCGAGCTGCGCGAGGGCGGTGTCTCCGGCACGTCGCAGGTGTCGAAGTCGCTGCTGGACCTGCGCCGCACGGTCGAGGACCTCGACCCGTCGGAGAAGACGGTCGGGCGCAAGCTCTTGGGCTTCCTGCCGTTCGGTGACACCCTCACCGACTACTTCCGCCGCTACGAGAGCTCGCAGAAGCAGATCGACGCGATCGTCAGGGCGCTGTACCGGGGTCAGGACGAGCTGCGCAAGGACAACGCCGCGCTCAACCTGGAGAAGCAGAACCTCTGGGACACGATGGGCCGGCTCAACCAGTACATCTACGTCGCGAGCTCGCTGGACACCCAGCTGTCCGCGAAGATCGCGCAGCTCGAGGTCGCCGAGCCCGAGCGCGCGCGGGCCCTGCGCGAGGACGTGCTGTTCTACGTCCGCCAGAAGCACCAGGACCTGCTGACGCAGCTCGCCGTGTCGATCCAGGGGTACCTGGCGATCGACATCATCATCAAGAACAACATCGAGCTCATCAAGGGCGTCGACCGCGCGACGACCACGACGGTCTCGGCGCTGCGCACCGCGGTGCTGGTCGCCCAGGCGCTCAACAACCAGAAGCTCGTGCTCGACCAGATCACGGCGCTGAACACGACGACGTCGAACATGATCGCCTCGACGTCCAAGCTGCTGCGCGAGCAGTCGGTGCTCATCCAGCAGCAGGCCGCGAGCGCGACGATCGGGCTGCCGCAGCTGCAGCAGTCGTTCTCCGACATCTTCGCCGCGATGGACTCGATCGACACGTTCAAGGTGCAGGCGCTGGACTCGATGGCGCAGACCGTCGGCGTCCTGGAGACCGAGACGGCGAAGGCGAAGCAGTACCTCGACCGCGTGTCGCGCGCCGACCGCACCGAGGTCGCGAGCGGGTCGCTCGACCTGGGCCTGCGCTGA
- a CDS encoding serine/threonine-protein kinase, producing the protein MTTATACREPGCTGTYEDGWCDLCGSPAPAGATSTSTGTTTPPAARAATGRTAAPASARTPSAMLGTGIAPGVPAPAAAGGDPDAVGSTRTGRTSSTRLPTAALGSARTAASGSRATRRLGTSSTRLRRARLGAGLTTVPPAPVDDPLQAVMTDPQVPERKRFCAACGEPVGRGRDGVPARTQGFCPSCGARFDFDPRLTPGALVGGQYEVAGCLAHGGMGWIYLARDRNVSGRWVVLKGLLNSGDPDAVAAAISERQFLARVEHPLIVEIYNFVQHEGDGYTVMEFVGGCSLKELLTDRRDAAGHVDPLPVDQALAFVLEVLPAFAYLHDVGLLYCDFKPDNVIQAGDALKLIDMGGVRRIDDDQSAIYGTVGYQAPEVPADGPSVASDVYTIGRTLATLVLDFRGNTTTYVAALPPVDQTPVFARYDSFYRLLAKACAPDPSDRFGSVDEMRAQVLGVLREVVAADRGAGDPPLTSAASVLFEPPVTDQVERPLAWDELPALKVDPDDAAAGWLSGINVTDPEQRLRALADAPDDTVEVRLLRATTAIEAGRPEAVTTAVESILADDPWEWRAVWTQGLAQLAAGDAVAARASFNAVYGQVPGELAPKLALAVACELSDEPGIAEQLYATCAYADANYTAPAAFGLARLRMASLHVDGALAALDLVTPTRSSYPEARLMRARVLARSRHDLTSLAGALDSVRGVSLAPADRAGLRVDVLSSALEAVEQGPAAPGVRLDGIPATRVGLTDALETAYREQAALTEDRATRVALVDRANEVRRWTAW; encoded by the coding sequence ATGACCACCGCGACCGCCTGCCGCGAGCCCGGCTGCACCGGTACCTACGAGGACGGCTGGTGCGACCTGTGCGGCTCGCCCGCGCCCGCGGGTGCGACGTCCACGTCGACGGGCACCACGACGCCGCCCGCCGCGCGCGCCGCGACGGGACGCACGGCGGCCCCGGCCTCCGCGCGCACGCCGTCGGCCATGCTCGGCACGGGCATCGCGCCGGGCGTGCCGGCCCCGGCGGCGGCCGGCGGCGACCCCGACGCGGTCGGCTCGACCCGGACGGGACGCACCAGCTCGACGCGCCTGCCGACCGCCGCGCTCGGCTCGGCGCGCACCGCGGCGAGCGGGTCCCGTGCGACGCGGCGGCTCGGCACGTCGTCCACCCGGCTGCGCCGCGCACGCCTGGGCGCCGGCCTGACGACGGTCCCGCCGGCTCCCGTGGACGACCCGCTGCAGGCCGTCATGACGGACCCGCAGGTCCCCGAGCGCAAGCGGTTCTGCGCGGCCTGCGGCGAGCCGGTCGGCCGCGGGCGTGACGGCGTCCCGGCCCGCACGCAGGGCTTCTGCCCCTCGTGCGGCGCGCGGTTCGACTTCGACCCGCGCCTGACGCCCGGCGCGCTGGTCGGCGGGCAGTACGAGGTCGCCGGCTGCCTCGCGCACGGCGGCATGGGCTGGATCTACCTCGCGCGCGACCGCAACGTGTCCGGCCGCTGGGTGGTGCTCAAGGGGCTGCTGAACAGCGGCGACCCCGACGCGGTCGCCGCGGCGATCTCCGAGCGGCAGTTCCTCGCGCGCGTCGAGCACCCGCTGATCGTCGAGATCTACAACTTCGTGCAGCACGAGGGCGACGGGTACACCGTCATGGAGTTCGTCGGCGGGTGCTCCCTCAAGGAGCTGCTGACCGACCGACGCGATGCCGCCGGGCACGTCGACCCGCTGCCCGTCGACCAGGCGCTGGCGTTCGTCCTCGAGGTCCTGCCGGCGTTCGCGTACCTGCACGACGTCGGCCTGCTGTACTGCGACTTCAAGCCCGACAACGTCATCCAGGCGGGCGACGCGCTCAAGCTCATCGACATGGGCGGCGTGCGCCGTATCGACGACGACCAGTCGGCGATCTACGGCACGGTCGGCTACCAGGCGCCCGAGGTGCCCGCGGACGGCCCGTCGGTCGCGTCGGACGTCTACACGATCGGCCGCACGCTGGCCACGCTCGTCCTGGACTTCCGCGGCAACACCACGACGTACGTCGCAGCGCTGCCGCCGGTCGACCAGACGCCGGTGTTCGCGCGGTACGACTCGTTCTACCGGCTGCTGGCCAAGGCGTGCGCACCCGACCCGTCGGACCGGTTCGGCTCGGTCGACGAGATGCGCGCCCAGGTGCTGGGCGTGCTGCGCGAGGTCGTCGCGGCCGACCGTGGCGCGGGCGACCCGCCGCTCACGAGCGCGGCGTCCGTCCTCTTCGAGCCGCCGGTCACCGACCAGGTGGAGCGTCCCCTCGCGTGGGACGAGCTGCCCGCGCTCAAGGTCGACCCCGACGACGCCGCCGCCGGGTGGCTGTCGGGCATCAACGTGACCGACCCCGAGCAGCGGCTGCGCGCGCTGGCGGACGCCCCGGACGACACCGTCGAGGTCCGCCTGCTGCGCGCGACCACCGCGATCGAGGCGGGGCGTCCGGAGGCCGTGACGACCGCGGTCGAGTCGATCCTGGCCGACGACCCGTGGGAGTGGCGCGCGGTGTGGACGCAGGGGCTCGCGCAGCTCGCGGCGGGCGACGCGGTCGCGGCGCGTGCGTCGTTCAACGCGGTCTACGGGCAGGTCCCCGGGGAGCTGGCCCCCAAGCTGGCGCTCGCCGTGGCGTGCGAGCTGTCCGACGAGCCCGGCATCGCCGAGCAGCTCTACGCGACGTGCGCGTACGCCGACGCCAACTACACGGCGCCCGCGGCGTTCGGCCTCGCGCGCCTGCGCATGGCGTCGCTCCACGTGGACGGCGCCCTGGCGGCGCTCGACCTGGTGACGCCCACGCGCAGCTCCTACCCCGAGGCGCGGCTCATGCGCGCCCGGGTGCTCGCCCGGTCCCGTCACGACCTGACGTCGCTGGCCGGGGCGCTGGACTCGGTGCGGGGCGTCTCGCTCGCGCCCGCCGACCGGGCGGGGCTGCGGGTCGACGTCCTGAGCAGCGCGCTCGAGGCCGTGGAGCAGGGCCCCGCCGCGCCGGGCGTGCGGCTCGACGGCATCCCCGCCACACGGGTGGGCCTCACCGACGCGCTCGAGACGGCCTACCGCGAGCAGGCCGCACTCACCGAGGACCGCGCGACGCGGGTCGCGCTCGTCGACCGCGCCAACGAGGTGCGGCGGTGGACGGCGTGGTGA